A DNA window from Oncorhynchus tshawytscha isolate Ot180627B linkage group LG13, Otsh_v2.0, whole genome shotgun sequence contains the following coding sequences:
- the LOC112264598 gene encoding leucine-rich repeat-containing protein 3B-like, with the protein MTPLDMWLSRSIPMCLLLQSLVLMALCFPSASMCPKGCVCQRARPDPGLHLGPGPLGLLLGLNVTCTGSRLKEIPPDLPPDTAVLRLDHNQIMAVPDHAFRGLRLLRELNLSHNAVETLGEGAFSGVEATLQVLDLSHNRITSVHKDAFARLKARVLVDDNPWHCDCTLQQALGGMAHNHEAAARVLCRSSELQEQEGRHFLAVDTDLCNLAKRTTDYAMLVTMFGWFAMVISYVVYYVRQNQEDARRHLEYLKSLPSKPVKPNEVEDISTVV; encoded by the coding sequence ATGACTCCCCTGGACATGTGGCTGTCCCGCTCCATCCCCATGTGCCTGCTCCTCCAGAGCCTGGTCCTCATGGCCCTGTGCTTCCCTTCCGCCTCCATGTGTCCCAAGGGATGTGTCTGCCAGCGGGCCCGACCCGACCCTGGCCTCCACCTCGGCCCGGGGCCCCTGGGGCTGCTCCTTGGCCTCAACGTCACCTGCACCGGGTCCCGGCTCAAAGAGATCCCCCCGGACCTGCCTCCAGACACCGCCGTGCTCCGCCTCGACCACAACCAGATCATGGCCGTCCCCGACCACGCCTTCCGGGGCCTAAGGCTGCTGCGGGAGCTCAATCTGTCCCACAACGCTGTGGAGACGCTGGGGGAGGGCGCCTTCAGTGGCGTGGAAGCCACACTGCAGGTCCTCGACCTCTCACACAACCGCATCACTAGTGTGCACAAGGATGCGTTCGCCAGGCTCAAAGCACGTGTCCTGGTGGACGACAACCCCTGGCACTGTGACTGCACGCTGCAGCAGGCACTGGGCGGCATGGCCCACAACCACGAGGCGGCTGCACGCGTCCTCTGCCGGAGCTCCGAGCTCCAGGAGCAGGAGGGACGCCATTTCCTGGCGGTGGACACAGACTTGTGTAACCTGGCCAAGAGGACCACGGACTACGCCATGCTGGTGACGATGTTCGGCTGGTTTGCCATGGTCATCTCCTACGTGGTGTATTACGTACGGCAGAACCAGGAGGATGCCCGGCGACACCTGGAGTACCTCAAGTCGCTCCCCAGCAAGCCTGTGAAGCCCAACGAGGTGGAGGACATCAGTACTGTGGTGTAA